One Heyndrickxia oleronia genomic window, TCAACATCTTTTCACACCAGTGAAAGGGACAGTTAAAAATAAAAATACATCCATTCTATCTATAGCTAAAGATTTACATCCGACACCAGCTATGGGGGGAGTTCCGACAACGGATGCGATGCAAATCATTCGTGAAGTGGAAAATATGGATCGTGGCTTCTATGCTGCTCCAATCGGCTGGCTGGACTATCAGGGAAATGGTGAATTTGCAGTAGGAATCAGATCAAGTCTAATAAAGGGAAAAGAAGCATTTTTATATGCCGGGTGTGGTGTAGTGGCTGATTCAATCCCGGAGGATGAATATTTTGAGACAAGAATTAAATTTCGTCCGATGCTTCGAGCATTAGGAGGAAAACAACTATGATACATCAAGAAACTTTAACAAAATATTTAGCAATGTTTATTCAGGAACTATCGAATGCTGGAATTGAAAATGTAGTTATTAGTCCTGGTTCTAGATCAACACCGTTAGCTATGCTCATTGCTGAGCATCCCAAACTAAATTATTACATTAATATTGATGAACGCTCTGCTGCTTTTTTTGCATTGGGGATAGCAAAACAAACTAGAAAGCCTGTGGCATTACTATGTACTTCTGGAACGGCTGCAGCCAATTATTACCCAGCAATTGTAGAGGCTAGAATAGCAAGAGTACCACTTGTTGTATTAACTGCTGATCGCCCTCATGAGCTGAGAGATATTGGTGCGCCCCAAGCTATTAACCAAATTCATTTATATGGTGAACATGTTAAATGGTTTACGGAAATGGCCATTCCAGAAGCGAATGAAGAGATGTTTAGCTTTGTGCGCACAACAGCATCTAGAGCAGTAAGTATCGCGTTATTAGAGCCTGCTGGACCTGTCCATTTGAACTTTCCATTGAGGGAACCACTTATTCCGATTATTGAGCCATCGCCATATGCAGACTTAGATGATCAGCCAAGTGTCACTGTAACTCACGGGCATCTTATGCCAAATGAGAACGTTATGCTGGATTTAAGTGAAAAGCTTAAGAATACAGAGAAAGGACTCATTATTTGTGGAGTGCTTGATCATCCATATCTACAGGACTCAATTATAGAATTAGCTGAGAAATTAGGATATCCAATTTTGGCGGATCCATTGTCACAATTACGAAGTGGTAATTTTTCCGGGGACTATATTATTGATAATTATGATGCAATCTTAAAGGAAACCCAATATAAAGAAAAATTAAAACCGGATGTCATCTTGCGATTCGGTGGAATGCCAGTTTCGAAGCCACTTATGCTATTCATGAAAAGCTTGTCTGATACGGAGCATTTCATTGTTGAAAGTGGAAATGGAGGTTGGAGAGATCCAATCAAGAAGGCAACGCAAATGATTTATTGTGATGAAGCTCTTTTTTGTAATGAGCTATGTAAGAAAGTAAATAAAAAAGAAAATGCTCAGTGGCTATATATGTGGCAGCATTTAAATAATATTTCAAGAAGTACTGTCATACAAGAAATTGGAGATATCAATGAATTGGACGAAGGGAAAGTTGTCTTAGAATTGATTAAAGGTATGCCAGAGAATAGTACTTTATTTGTAGGGAATAGTATGCCTATTCGTGATGTTGATACATTTTTCCATTTTAACAGTAAAAAGATACGTGTTATGGCAAATCGAGGAGCAAATGGGATTGATGGGGTTGTTTCAAGTGCACTTGGTGCAAGTCTATATGGTGAACCACTATTCTTATTAATAGGTGATTTATCATTTTTCCATGATTTAAATGGATTACTTGCTGCTAAAATGTATCAATTAAATATCACCATTATTGTTATAAATAATAATGGTGGAGGAATTTTTCATTACCTTCCGCAGTCAAGTGAGAAAAAGCATTTTGAAGTCCTTTTTGGGACTCCAACTGACTTAGCCTTTGAGCATGTGGTTCAAATGTATAATGGTAATTATTCTAAAGTAAGAAATTGGGATGACTTCCAACAATCGATTGAAGCCTCGGTTGAAACTAAAGGTTTACATGTAATTGAAGTTCCTACCAACCGTGAAAAGAATGTTGAGGTTCACCGTAAAATGTGGAAGCATGTCTCAATGGAAGTGGATCATTATTTACGCGGTGATCAATTATGAACATTCATGTAAATGGAGTAAACTATCATGTAGAAGTAATAGGCTCAGGTGAGCCCTTATTACTTTTACATGGATTTACTGGAGATTGTACAACGTGGAACGCAGTTGTTCAATTTTTAAATAAACGTTATCAATGTATCCTTATAGATATACTCGGTCATGGCAAAACAGAGTGTCCTAAAGCTGCAGAGCGTTATCAGATAGAACTAGTAGCACATGATATTAAAGACATTCTCTTTCAATTAAAAATAAACAAAATAAAAGTATTAGGCTATTCTATGGGTGGTAGATTGGCACTAACATTTGCTACATGTTTTCCAGATATGGTGAGTATGCTTCTTTTAGAAAGTGCTTCTCCTGGATTAAAAACGGAGGAAGCAAGAATTGAAAGACGTCACCAAGATGAGAGATTAGCGAAGAGAATAATTGAAGAAGGAATTGAATCCTTCGTAGATTATTGGACTGATATTCCATTATTTAAGACACAGAAAAGATTAGATAAAGCCAGGATAGAACAAATTAGATGGCAGCGTTTACAAAATAATCCTTTAGGTTTAGCAAATAGTCTAATAGGTATGGGGACAGGAAGCATGCCATCTTTATGGAGAAAACTTTCTACGCTTGAAATGCCTGTTTATCTAATAACTGGCAGTTTAGATGAAAAGTTTTGTCTTATTGCTAAGGAAATGCAAAAATGGATACCAAATGCTAGACATGAAACGATTCTTGATGCAGGTCATGCAATTCATGTGGAAGATTCTCGAAAGTTTGGTACAATAATAGAGGAGTTTTTGTCGAATAAGTGAAGAATATTCGACATTTACAATTATAAAAATAAAAGGAGGATTCTCAAATGGCAATTGATTGGATAACTGAGAGAGAATATGATGAGATTCTTTATGAATCGTATAATGGAATTGCAAAAATAACAATTAACCGTCCTGAGGTACATAATGCATTTACTCCTAAAACAGTAAATGAAATGATTGATGCATTCTCACGTGCACGTGATGATTCAAAAATTGGTGTCATCATCCTAACTGGAGCTGGAGAGAAAGCATTCTGTTCTGGAGGAGATCAAAAGGTTCGTGGACATGGTGGGTATGTAGGTGAAGACAATATCCCAAGACTAAATGTATTAGACTTACAAAGATTAATTCGCTTTACACCAAAACCAGTGATTGCAATGGTAGCAGGTTATGCTATTGGAGGCGGTCATGTTCTACATATTGTATGTGATCTAACAATTGCAGCAGACAATGCTATTTTTGGACAAACAGGACCAAAGGTTGGTAGCTTTGATGCCGGTTATGGTGCAGGTTATTTAGCTCGTATTATAGGTCACAAAAAGGCTAGAGAAATTTGGTATCTTTGCCGTCAATATAATGCACAAGATGCATTAGAGATGGGACTTGTCAATACTGTGGTTCCTTTAGAAAAACTTGAAGAAGAAACAGTTAAATGGTGTGAAGAAATCTTAGAGAAGAGTTCAACTGCGCTTCGCTTCTTGAAAGCATCATTTAATGCCGATACTGATGGTTTAGCAGGTCTTCAACAATTTGGTGGAGATGCAACTCTACTTTACTATACAACGGATGAAGCGAAGGAAGGCCGTGACGCATTCAAAGAAAAACGTAAGCCTGATTTTGGACAATTCCCTCGCTTCCCTTGATTTAATAGGGATATAATGAGTTTTCCCGTACAATCTCGGGAATTAAAGGCTTGGTGGTTTCATCCATCAAGCTTTTTTCAAAGGAGATTTTCATAGTTTGTGGTTCTTTTCACAGTGGAAGGAATGCTTGAGGGTATTCAATCTTTTTATTATTCAAAATTTCACCTGAAAAGCTATATTATATGAGATGTTTTAAAAAAGAATGTAGACCACTGGTTTTAATGTAAGGAAATTATGTAACAATCCAGGGGGTGTCAATAAAGGAACTGCCCCTTTTTCTTTAGAATTCTTTAACAAAAGGTGATTTTTTATGGAACAACTACCTAATTTTTTAAATCAGAGAGCTTTTTTAACTCCCAATCGCCTCGCACTCGTTTTTGATAATCAGAGATGGAGTTTTATGGAAATGTATCGTACGGTTGAAACATTAGCACAAAAAATTGCAACTCTAGGTATACAGGCAAAGGACTCCGTTGCTATTCTGCTAACTAATCGTCCCCATACAGTCTTTATTATCCATGCATTGCAACAACTAGGTGTATCAGCGGTGTTCTTAAATCATCGTTTAACTGCAAAGGAAATGGTATTTCAGTTAAAAGATAGTGGTACAAGGTTATTAATAAGTGAAGATGCTTTTAAGGAAAAGATGAATGGTATTAAAGGATTGTTTCATGAGCTTCCAATGACAACAATCGTAGAAATAGATCATCTCGAGACTAAAAAGGTTCCTTTAGTAAACGAGTTTGTTTTGGATGAAGTTTGTTCAATTATGTATACTTCTGGAACAACTGGTAATCCGAAGGGTGTATTACAATCCTATGGGAACCATTGGTGGAGTGCTGTTGGGTCCGCTTTGAATCTTGGGTTAACCGAGAAGGATGGCTGGCTTTGCGCCGTTCCTTTATTTCATATAAGTGGTTTATCCATTCTAATGCGAAGTGTCATATATGGAATGCCTGTTTATTTATATGAGGAATTTAATGAAAAGACCATCAATCAAGTCCTGCAAGCAGGTGAGGTTACGATTATGTCGGTCGTAAGTACCATGCTAATTCGTATGATTGATGATCTAGGAGATAAGCGATATCATTCAAATTTTCGTTGTATGCTATTAGGCGGGGGACCTGCTCCAAAGCCTTTACTAGATGCTTGTCTAGAAAAAAACATACCAGTATTTCAGTCTTATGGGATGACAGAAACATCCTCCCAAATTGTAACACTAGCACCTGAAGATAGTATAGTAAAGCTTGGTTCAGCTGGAAAGCCATTATTTCCTTCTCAATTAAAAATAATGAATAATCAAATGCAACTATTACCAAATCAACCCGGAGAAATTGTTGTTAAGGGACCCAATGTGACAAAAGGGTATTTGAATCGAGACGAAGCAAATAAGAAAAATTTTAAAGATGGTTGGTTCTACACAGGTGATATCGGCTATGTGGATGAAGATGGCTATCTATTTGTAATGGATCGTCGCTCTGATTTAATTATTTCTGGAGGAGAAAATATTTACCCTGCTGAAATTGAGGAGGTCTTATTATCTCATTCGTCTGTAAAAGAAGCGGGTGTTGTGGGAATTGAACATACACAATGGGGACAGGTTCCCTACGCATTTGTTGTTGTATCTGAGCTAGTTGATGAAGCTAATTTAATTAATTATTGTAAGGATAAATTAGCTAAATTTAAGATTCCACATCATATTTATATTGTCAATGAACTGCCAAGAAATGCGTCTAATAAACTGCTTCGTCGTAAGCTACACGAATTAATGCCAAAAGGATGAATGAGGATGATGATAAAAGAAGTGCAATTGTCTATCATAAAAATGCCACTAAAAAGTCCTTTTTCAACGGCTTTAGGGTCGGTGAATGATCGAGAAGGAATTATTATTAAAGTATTGGATGAGGAGGGGAGAACAGGTTATGGCGAGGTTGTCGCTTTCTCTACTCCGTGGTATACAGAGGAAACGGTAAGAACCAGTTATCATATGCTAAAGGATTTCCTCATTCCTATTGTCTTGAACAATCCGATTAAGCACCCAAATGAGATCAAAAAATATTTTGATCATATAAGAGGTAATCAGATGGCTAAAGCAGGGATTGAAACTGCTATTTGGGATCTTTATGCTAAAAAGGTAGATCGTCCTTTATGGAAGCTCATTGATGGAGTTCAGAGTGAAATTCCATCAGGTGTGGTAGTTGGTACCCATGAAATAAAGGATGCCCTGTCACAAATTGATTCGTATTTGCAAGAAGGTTATAAGAGAGTAAAAGTAAAAATTAAACCTGGAATGGATTATAAACTTCTAAAAGAAATTCGCAACCATTTTCCAACTATCCCTTTAATGGCAGATGCAAACTCATCCTATTCACTTGATGACATTGATTTATTAAAATCACTCGATGAATTTGAATTGTTGATGATTGAGCAGCCCTTAGCTGTCGATGATATTGTAGAACATTCTTTTTTACAGAAAGAAATACAAACTCCTATTTGCTTAGATGAAAGCATCATTACCTATCATGATGTGAAAAGCGCGATATTATTAAATAGTTGTAAGGTAATTAATATAAAAATTGGCCGAGTAGGTGGACTAAGCAATGCTTTAGCTATACATGATTTATGCCAAAAACATCAAATTCAAGTTTGGTGTGGTGGGATGATTGAATTTGGGATATCGCGAGCCCATAATATTGCGCTATCAACAAAAGAAGGATTTACGATCCCTGGAGATATTTCAGCGTCCAGTCGTTTTTGGAATGAGGATATAATCCTTCCAGAAGTTGAAGTCAAGCATGGGTTCGTTAAGGCACCTATTCAACCGGGGATTGGATTTGAAATAAATACTAAACGTTTACAAGAGGTAACGACATATATAGAAAAATATAAAAAATAAGCGCAGATCTCAACCCTGCGCTTATTAACTTTTTAAACAAAAAAGCTATATAATAAACCTTTACCAATTTCCTTCAGGCTTAAAAGTTTTACAGTCTGTTTCTTCTGTTTTCTTTGCGGTGTCCCCTTTATGGCTGACAACATAAATTTCATCTGCAGAACAACGGTTTCCTTTTGCCCAATAGTGACAATTGTTTACTTCACATAAGACGTCCTTTGCCATTGTACCTCACTCCTTAATGGATTTTATGATACAACTATAGTGTTTGTATTGGAGTGGTAACTATGATTGGAAAGTCTAGGGCTTTATGTTCCTTTAATTATATTTTTTCCTGTTTTTTCTCTGGAACTGGATCAAATCCACCAGGATGGAAAGGATGGCATTTTAGTATCCTTTTAACCGCTAACCAGCCTCCACGTAGGGCTCCGAAGCGTTTAATCGCCTCTAGTCCATAGTGCGAACATGTAGGATAGAAACGGCAAGATGGTGGTTTTAATGGTGAAATACAGATTTGATAAAACCGTATGATTTTAATAAAAATAAATTTTAACATTAGGAAAACTTCCTTATAGTGAGTTTCAATTAGCATATCAGTCAAATACTCAAAGTGTCAAAGATGAAGAAACAATCAAAAAACGATCCATTACGTATCGGATCGTTCATGAGTATTATTTTTTTCATCCATTTCAGTTCTAATATTCGGGTTATTTTCAATTGGATCGATTGTATGTTTAAATGCATATGCCTTTGATGTTGTAATAGCAGCAGCTGCAATAATGACGATAATGATTATAATGGATACAATCATAATAAATGTAAGCAATGAATAAACCTCCTACAACCTCTTTATTCCTATTCATTATTTTAGCATGGAATGGACTATAGATGTGAAAGATATATGTATATGTTTTGACATCTTCATTTAGGGTATATAAATAACAGGAGGATGATTAAATATGGCAAATCAATCACAATTACAGGATGTATTAAATAAACAAGTAGCAAATTGGACAGTAATGTATACAAAACTTCATCATTTTCATTGGTATGTTAAAGGACATCATTTTTTCTCCTTACATGAGAAATTTGAGGAACTATATAATGAAGCAGACGCTGCCCTTGATGAAATAGCAGAGAGATTATTGGCAATAGAAGGACAACCTGTATCAACATTAAAAGGATCTTTAGAATTGGCTAGTATAAAGGAAGCAGAAACGAAAGCTCCTGCAGATGAGATGGTAAAAGAGGTCGTTAGTGATTTTAAACAAATTATTGGGGAGCTTAAAGAGGGAATATCTATAGCGGATGAAGCAGGGGATGATGTAACTGCTGATATGTTTACTGCTTTCCAAGAAAAACTTGAAAAGCATGTATGGATGCTAAATGCTTATTTATCTAAATAAATAAAGTGAAAAGGAAACTGTAAATTGATTGCAGTTTCCTTTTCCTTTTAATGCAAGTATTTTTTTTTGAATGGATCAGATTCCGGTGGATGATTAGAAAATTTCCCTTTTAAGCTTTCAATTAAATAGAGTCGAATAAAATATTGAAGTTCATCATCCTTCATTTCTTCTACTATTTTCATTAAATCCCCACGATCAGATTCCTCAAGAACGGCAAATGTAATAATATCTATATCCTCATCATCTGCTGTCAGCCGATTATGGTAAATTTCAAATAGTTCATCTACAAGTCTCATCTTCATCATCCTTTTTATCTTCGTAAGAATATTTTGGCTTGGTTTGTGGGAAACGATACATAGTGAATCATTTTTAGAAATTTTACGAGGAGTGTTGGGAATGGATCAACCAAAAAACACGTATTATATAAATATTGGGAGTGGAGAAATTTCAAGAAGTTCTACTGACTCACCTTGGAATTTTAAAATTGAGGCGACAGATGATGAAATAACAAAGCTAAGGCAAATTTTTGATGCGAATTATGATGTAGAAATTGCAAATTTTTTCAGATCACATGTTCCTGCATTGGAATATCATCATGATAAATCAAATGATGATTATGATAAACATATGATTGAGGTATATCAAATGATTTATGATTTAGGTGATGAAACAGCTAGACAGCATATAGACCAAATTGGCATTCTAAAGGATTTTACTTCAGAATGAAAACTAGGGACTGTCTGAGACAGTCCCTAGCTATTGTTATTTTAATTATTGCTCTATTTTTTGAGCATTATCTAACACTTCTTGTGGTACCTTAATCTCTTTAATCTTATTGTAATCAGTATATGTGCTCTTCATTTCTTGTTTCATGGTCATTTTTTGATCTTCAATAGCCATTTCTAACTCTTGAGTCATATTAAGCTTTGTAATATCAAATGTTTTTTTATCAATAAATATTTCATATTCTACATTCTTGAACTTAAGATTATTAAACAATTCTTCATTTTCCTTTAATTGATCAGGCATTAATTGTTTTGCATTATCTTTTAGGAACTGATCAAATTTATCACCTGAAGCCTTTAAAGATAAAATATATTGAGCATCATCTTGTTTAAAAGAAAAGTCATCTGCAAATTCTTTTAATTGGTTTAATTGTTCTGCAGGGTTCATTTGTTGTTCAGGCATTTGTAATACAGTATCTGATAATTCTTTAGGTAACTGCATCCACACTCCTGATGTTGGTTCAAACATAAAAATTCCTTCTTTAGATAAGTATGCTTCCGTATCCATTGCTTGGCCTTGGACGCTTGCGTCTCCACCTTCAATATTCATTTTCAT contains:
- the menH gene encoding 2-succinyl-6-hydroxy-2,4-cyclohexadiene-1-carboxylate synthase; this translates as MNIHVNGVNYHVEVIGSGEPLLLLHGFTGDCTTWNAVVQFLNKRYQCILIDILGHGKTECPKAAERYQIELVAHDIKDILFQLKINKIKVLGYSMGGRLALTFATCFPDMVSMLLLESASPGLKTEEARIERRHQDERLAKRIIEEGIESFVDYWTDIPLFKTQKRLDKARIEQIRWQRLQNNPLGLANSLIGMGTGSMPSLWRKLSTLEMPVYLITGSLDEKFCLIAKEMQKWIPNARHETILDAGHAIHVEDSRKFGTIIEEFLSNK
- the menC gene encoding o-succinylbenzoate synthase — translated: MMIKEVQLSIIKMPLKSPFSTALGSVNDREGIIIKVLDEEGRTGYGEVVAFSTPWYTEETVRTSYHMLKDFLIPIVLNNPIKHPNEIKKYFDHIRGNQMAKAGIETAIWDLYAKKVDRPLWKLIDGVQSEIPSGVVVGTHEIKDALSQIDSYLQEGYKRVKVKIKPGMDYKLLKEIRNHFPTIPLMADANSSYSLDDIDLLKSLDEFELLMIEQPLAVDDIVEHSFLQKEIQTPICLDESIITYHDVKSAILLNSCKVINIKIGRVGGLSNALAIHDLCQKHQIQVWCGGMIEFGISRAHNIALSTKEGFTIPGDISASSRFWNEDIILPEVEVKHGFVKAPIQPGIGFEINTKRLQEVTTYIEKYKK
- a CDS encoding DUF1540 domain-containing protein, translating into MAKDVLCEVNNCHYWAKGNRCSADEIYVVSHKGDTAKKTEETDCKTFKPEGNW
- a CDS encoding DUF6154 family protein, producing the protein MRLVDELFEIYHNRLTADDEDIDIITFAVLEESDRGDLMKIVEEMKDDELQYFIRLYLIESLKGKFSNHPPESDPFKKKYLH
- the yidD gene encoding membrane protein insertion efficiency factor YidD, translated to MLKFIFIKIIRFYQICISPLKPPSCRFYPTCSHYGLEAIKRFGALRGGWLAVKRILKCHPFHPGGFDPVPEKKQEKI
- a CDS encoding DUF6612 family protein, whose protein sequence is MKKIFISFLSLMVIFVLAACSDKADPVNSNVKSKKEDSLTLQEVFEKTTEASKNLKSVHSDLELKQTMSVPGQSDNMNINSTVSVDMVLDPIAMHQKMKMNIEGGDASVQGQAMDTEAYLSKEGIFMFEPTSGVWMQLPKELSDTVLQMPEQQMNPAEQLNQLKEFADDFSFKQDDAQYILSLKASGDKFDQFLKDNAKQLMPDQLKENEELFNNLKFKNVEYEIFIDKKTFDITKLNMTQELEMAIEDQKMTMKQEMKSTYTDYNKIKEIKVPQEVLDNAQKIEQ
- a CDS encoding o-succinylbenzoate--CoA ligase, whose translation is MEQLPNFLNQRAFLTPNRLALVFDNQRWSFMEMYRTVETLAQKIATLGIQAKDSVAILLTNRPHTVFIIHALQQLGVSAVFLNHRLTAKEMVFQLKDSGTRLLISEDAFKEKMNGIKGLFHELPMTTIVEIDHLETKKVPLVNEFVLDEVCSIMYTSGTTGNPKGVLQSYGNHWWSAVGSALNLGLTEKDGWLCAVPLFHISGLSILMRSVIYGMPVYLYEEFNEKTINQVLQAGEVTIMSVVSTMLIRMIDDLGDKRYHSNFRCMLLGGGPAPKPLLDACLEKNIPVFQSYGMTETSSQIVTLAPEDSIVKLGSAGKPLFPSQLKIMNNQMQLLPNQPGEIVVKGPNVTKGYLNRDEANKKNFKDGWFYTGDIGYVDEDGYLFVMDRRSDLIISGGENIYPAEIEEVLLSHSSVKEAGVVGIEHTQWGQVPYAFVVVSELVDEANLINYCKDKLAKFKIPHHIYIVNELPRNASNKLLRRKLHELMPKG
- a CDS encoding Dps family protein; translation: MANQSQLQDVLNKQVANWTVMYTKLHHFHWYVKGHHFFSLHEKFEELYNEADAALDEIAERLLAIEGQPVSTLKGSLELASIKEAETKAPADEMVKEVVSDFKQIIGELKEGISIADEAGDDVTADMFTAFQEKLEKHVWMLNAYLSK
- the ytzI gene encoding YtzI protein; its protein translation is MLTFIMIVSIIIIIVIIAAAAITTSKAYAFKHTIDPIENNPNIRTEMDEKNNTHERSDT
- the menD gene encoding 2-succinyl-5-enolpyruvyl-6-hydroxy-3-cyclohexene-1-carboxylic-acid synthase, whose product is MIHQETLTKYLAMFIQELSNAGIENVVISPGSRSTPLAMLIAEHPKLNYYINIDERSAAFFALGIAKQTRKPVALLCTSGTAAANYYPAIVEARIARVPLVVLTADRPHELRDIGAPQAINQIHLYGEHVKWFTEMAIPEANEEMFSFVRTTASRAVSIALLEPAGPVHLNFPLREPLIPIIEPSPYADLDDQPSVTVTHGHLMPNENVMLDLSEKLKNTEKGLIICGVLDHPYLQDSIIELAEKLGYPILADPLSQLRSGNFSGDYIIDNYDAILKETQYKEKLKPDVILRFGGMPVSKPLMLFMKSLSDTEHFIVESGNGGWRDPIKKATQMIYCDEALFCNELCKKVNKKENAQWLYMWQHLNNISRSTVIQEIGDINELDEGKVVLELIKGMPENSTLFVGNSMPIRDVDTFFHFNSKKIRVMANRGANGIDGVVSSALGASLYGEPLFLLIGDLSFFHDLNGLLAAKMYQLNITIIVINNNGGGIFHYLPQSSEKKHFEVLFGTPTDLAFEHVVQMYNGNYSKVRNWDDFQQSIEASVETKGLHVIEVPTNREKNVEVHRKMWKHVSMEVDHYLRGDQL
- the menB gene encoding 1,4-dihydroxy-2-naphthoyl-CoA synthase produces the protein MAIDWITEREYDEILYESYNGIAKITINRPEVHNAFTPKTVNEMIDAFSRARDDSKIGVIILTGAGEKAFCSGGDQKVRGHGGYVGEDNIPRLNVLDLQRLIRFTPKPVIAMVAGYAIGGGHVLHIVCDLTIAADNAIFGQTGPKVGSFDAGYGAGYLARIIGHKKAREIWYLCRQYNAQDALEMGLVNTVVPLEKLEEETVKWCEEILEKSSTALRFLKASFNADTDGLAGLQQFGGDATLLYYTTDEAKEGRDAFKEKRKPDFGQFPRFP